The Spinacia oleracea cultivar Varoflay chromosome 2, BTI_SOV_V1, whole genome shotgun sequence DNA segment GTACAGGCCCACGGGCTCAGCACGAAGCCCTAcccggcccacaaccatctttaactCTACCCATAAAAAAATTGCCTGTGGAAAATGTATGCAAAATAACGAAGTTCAGGTAGTTGCTTACTTCTCCTCGATTCGTTTCAATCCACCCTTAGAAATAATCTCCCAGTGAGAAGGATCAGCAGTAGACTTCTCGAAGAATTCGACAAGGAGCTCAGCCGCTTTGTCCCCGTGGTACGGGTCAATGTGGTAGCCCGACACACCGTTAACAATGATCTCAGCGGGCCCACCATGGCAAGTAGCGAACGTGGGAAGCCCGCATGTCATGGCTTCAACGACCGTGAGTCCGAAAGCCTCGTATTTAGCGGGCTGAACAAATGCTCCCCTGGTGTCTGCAATGTACCTGTACAGCTCACCGTTCCTGACCCGGTTCATTTGGGCCGAGATCCACCTAAACTGCCCGTTCAAGTTATACTCCTCGATAAGCTCGTGCATCTTCTTCATCTCTTCCTTCTCTTCTATGTCCTTAGACTCCTTCCTCCTGTCACCAGCAACTACCACGAGGTTCACTAGCTCTCGGAGTTTCTTGTTCTTACCATACCACTCGACAAGCCCGGTCATGTTCTTTACTCGGTCTAGCCTAGCCATCGAGAATATGATTGGCTTGTTCCGGTCCTTGATAACACATCTGTTTTAACACCATTAGGAAAAAACCACTTAGGGTATGTTTGGTATAAATTTAGGGAAGGAAACAAATAAAAAGAGGAAAGGGTAATGTTAACTATACAAAACATGCTCATAAGATTAAGATCAAGTTGTAACAAATAAGGATTGATGAACATTAAGTAATGAAAATAGTTAAGTGATTTCATTTCCATCACTTAAAAAACACTATACCAAACATGCTCTTAAGATTAAGATCAAGTTTACAATGCTTTTATAATAAGGAGCAAGTAAAGTatgaataagaataagaataagaatcaTACATGTGTTCTTCGTTCTGAACATCACTGTACAAAAGCTCTTCGATTTCTGTATGGAGCGCTGTGAGTCTTTTCTTCTCTTCAGTGTAAGGGAAGTAAATTGAGAGATCCGCTCCAGGAGAGACAATGTTGAATTTGGGGTCAAAGACGTCAATTCCATGAACAACTCGGTAGAGGCCTGGGAGAGTGAAAGCCATATGAGACTCGTATTGCCCAACGGTGTCCTTGCTGAAAAATTGAAAACACGGTACCACAAATTAGTCTCTGTTCTTTTCGACTtactttgacttatttcagttcagataatataagggAAAAATAAGTTTCTTGACATTTTCACACATAAATAAGTtcttttcagataaaataagttcagataatataaattgAATAGAACGGAGCTTAAGACCCAAGTTTTTAGTGCAAAAATTATATCGGGTAAAGGCTTGAAAAATGAAAGCGGGCTTACTTTCCGGCAATCTCTTGGAATGTACTGGTAATAATAAAGTCAGTGTGGTTCATGGCAATTAGATCAGCAGTGAACTGACAAGAGAAGTGGTACTTCTCCTCGAACGACTTCCAGTAGATGTCAGAGTTTGGGTACTTGGTCTTCTCAAGAGCATGAGCAATCGTACATTGTGTAACTCCGAGTTTGTGGGCTAACAAAGAGGCAACAATGTTACCATCACTGTAATTTCCAATGATCAGATCAGGCTTGGCCTGTAATTCTCCAGCAATTTCGTTTGCAACATcctgaaagaaaaaagaaactcGTTAGACTGTTCGATAGATTTATGGATCAACAAAGTTCGATGCAATCAGATCAGTATTTGGTTCTTTACCTCAGTTTATGTAGCTCACATGCCAACCGGGTTAAAAACACATTTTTACGGTTTAAAGTACATTTTTTgatttaaaagcacatttttctGGCTTAAAAGCACATACATTTTTACTGAAAAGTTTATGGCTCAAGGAAATTAAGCTGGATGGTATCAGATCAGAATGTGGTGTTTTACCTCAGTGTAAGTCTCGAGGTACGGCCAGACTTCAAACCGGGAAATCCATCTTCTGACGATTCCCTTCTCGGTTCTGAAGGGTACACGAAGAATGTGTGAGTGTTCAGTTCCAAAGACCTTCTCGAGACGCTGGCCACAGGTGGTCCCCACTGCATCAGGGAGCAGACGAGATATGATAAGGATGCGAGGGACGATGTCCAGCCCTTGTCGCTTGATGCGTTGAAGCATCTCATTCTCCAAAGCACGAACTTGATCAAGGATATACACAACCTGTAAAACAACAAGAAATCAAACCTAATGTTAGACGTCAAACACAAATTAGAAGGTGCACTCGGTTTGTACGTAGCTCTACATGCAACCGGGTTTAAAACACATTTTTACAGTTTAAAACACATTTTTGCGGTTTAAAAGCACAGACAGTGTTACacataaaagaaaatttttaCATGCAACCGgattaaaagcacattttttaCGGTTTAGGAGCACATTTTCTCGGTTTAGAAGTACATTTTTGCCGATTTAGAAGCACATTTTATAGAAAAGTTTCTTTTCATTTTAGTGATTGTGTTGCACTTAACAATATGTGCTTTTAAAGCGGATGTATTTATTGTCCGTAAAAATGTGTGTTTTTAATCAGTAAATATGTGTGCTTTTAAACTATAAGAATGTGTTTCTTGAAGGATTAAAAAATTAGAAAACAGTTCAGTTGCATGTAGCTCTACATGCAACCAGGTCTACCTTCTACCAATAAAATGATCAGTATGATATCAGAATGAAACAGGTAAAAAGATTTATACCTGGCCACCGGTGTCAGGATAACCAAGGACGTTGGCTTGAGCA contains these protein-coding regions:
- the LOC110802994 gene encoding sucrose synthase codes for the protein MAGRLTRVPSLKERLDETLVAQRNEILSYLSKMVSHGKGILQTHELLSDFEALSEKNKLADGPFGEVFRHTQEAIVLPPWITLAVRPRPGVWEYIRVNVDELAVEELTPSQFLHVKEELVDGSTNGNFVLELDFEPFNTSIPRPTLSKSIGNGVEFLNRHLSAKMFHDKESMRPLLDFLRVHHYKGKTMMLNDRIQNLDSLQSVLRKAEDFLATLPADTPYSEFDHKFQEIGLERGWGDNAERVMDMIQLLLDLLEAPDSCTLEKFLGRIPMVFNVVILSPHGYFAQANVLGYPDTGGQVVYILDQVRALENEMLQRIKRQGLDIVPRILIISRLLPDAVGTTCGQRLEKVFGTEHSHILRVPFRTEKGIVRRWISRFEVWPYLETYTEDVANEIAGELQAKPDLIIGNYSDGNIVASLLAHKLGVTQCTIAHALEKTKYPNSDIYWKSFEEKYHFSCQFTADLIAMNHTDFIITSTFQEIAGNKDTVGQYESHMAFTLPGLYRVVHGIDVFDPKFNIVSPGADLSIYFPYTEEKKRLTALHTEIEELLYSDVQNEEHICVIKDRNKPIIFSMARLDRVKNMTGLVEWYGKNKKLRELVNLVVVAGDRRKESKDIEEKEEMKKMHELIEEYNLNGQFRWISAQMNRVRNGELYRYIADTRGAFVQPAKYEAFGLTVVEAMTCGLPTFATCHGGPAEIIVNGVSGYHIDPYHGDKAAELLVEFFEKSTADPSHWEIISKGGLKRIEEKYTWKIYSDRLLTLAGVYGFWKYVSNLDRREARRYLEMFYALKYKKLAESVPLLVEE